The sequence AGCATCCCAGAAGTTTTCTTAACGACATGCCGCCGCGCGATTTAAACCTGCTTTCTTTTAACGCTTTTTCAAGGCCGAATTTAAATGACATAAGGGCTTCTTCAATATGAAGCTGCCTTGGCTTTCCTTTTTCCAGCCTTCCCCAGTCAAAAAGCCTGTATGTTATATCCGCGTTCTGCTGGACTTCAAAAATAAGCAGCCCCGCGCCTATTGCGTGCACGGTGCCTGCCGGTATTAAAAAACAATCTCCGGGTTTTACCCGGTATTCCCGAAGCATTTCCGGAATATCGCCGTTTAAAGCCGCGTTTTTTATTTTCTCTTTTGAATAATTCTTTTTAAACCCCACCTGGATAACCCCGCCCTTACGCCCCCCTATTATGAACCACATCTCTGTCTTGCCGCAGTTAAGCCCTTTTTTGCGCGCTATCTTATCATCGGGATGTATCTGCACAGAAAGTTTGTGGGCAGTGTCTATGAATTTAAACAGCAGCGGAAACCTGCCGCTGTATTTTTTATTTACAGCCGGGCCAAGCAATTCTTCGCCGTGTTTTTTTACGGTGTCAGTCAGCTTTTTGCCCTTATATTTTCCGTTGGTTATAACGGATGACACGCTGTCTGTTGACGCAAAAAACCAGGCTTCGCCTATCCTTGCGTCAGGCGCCTTCATAAAATCCTTAAGTGTTTTTCCGCCCCAAATCATATCCTTATAAATCGGCTTAACTTTTATAGGGTACATATTACTCTCCATACAATTTTTTAATTACCGAACCCCTGTAATAATGCCTTAAAATTTCCTTATACTTTTTGCCTTTCAGTGACATACCTCTTAAACCGCGCTGGCACATCCCGACGGAATGGCCCCAGCCCGCGCCGTAAATATAGATATACCTTATATATCCTTCTTCGTCCAATGCGTATTCCCATTTTATCACATTTGACCTTATTTTGCCCATAACGGTGCGAATAGGGTCAAACTTAACTTCCATACTGCCTTTATCACCGGTAATTCTAAGGCGGGTCAACGCGCCGCCGCGCGCCCTTTTTAAAGGCTCCACTTTTTTTATCCTGCCTATATCTTTTCGTTTGGCAGCATACCGTTCAAAATCTTCCGCGTTTAAATACCTTATCCATCTGAAACTTGTTTCATTCGCGCCTTCGGCCTTGCAGTAAACATCAGGCATGCTTCTTACATATTCTTCAAGGTCAAAAGGAGAAAGCGGGAATTTCCATTTCCAGTTAAAATCCCCGTCATAAACGCCTTTTAAGCTTTTTGACACTTTATAACCCCACACTTCATAGACATCTTCTGTATGACCGCCGCAGCAGTTGGAAAAAAAAGTGCTTATCAGTTTATCATCAGGGTCATACAGCGCCTCGCCGCGCGTGGCATCAACGGCGGCAACAGTCCTTTCCCTTTCCCCGTTAACGCCTTTATAAACCGCGCAATGCTGGGTTGCGCAGACATCATAACCGTCTTTTTTATGGCTGTTTAAATGTTTTAAAGTATACGTTCTGGCCGATACTGCCTGCGCTTTAAGCGCTTCTTCCGGCCAGTCAGAAGGTATTTCCGCGGCAATAAGGCCATAAAGGTATTCTTCCATATTAAGATTATTAACAACATTTATTTTATCAGAACGCAGTATCAGTGAAAAATCACCCCTGTAGGTGGTGTCTGATTTTTCCGCCCAGTAAAATCCCTGCCCGTAAGCTATATTATAAAAGGCAGCAGTGGCATTTAAACTGTTTGCCTTTATATCGGCATTCCTGCCTATAAGCGTCTTTGAATTGCCGTCAGCATCCGATATAAATATCCCCTTTTTTTCAATGGATAACTCGTATTCAATAAGTTTGCTTCCCCTGAAAAGTTCTTCTTTGTCATCGCCTGTTATCATAAAATCGGAACCATGTTTAAAGCTGACCGTTTCAGCGCCGTTAATTATGCCCACACGCACCTGTTTAAAATTTTCTGAACCTTTAATACCCCGCTTTTCCGGAGGGTTATAGGTGTCGCGCCCTGTCTTTTTTCTCTGTTTATCAGCATCAATCATCTGTTTTATGGAAGGCACCAGCTGCGCGTACTGCTGCGCTTTTTCCCTGGCTTCTGTATCTTTTGTATCAACATCAATAACCTTATTCCAATATTTATAAGCGCTTATAAACTCTTCTTTCTTTTCATGCAGCACCGCTATGCGCCGGTTTAGTTCGGTGTATATTTTGTCTTTATTTATGGCTTCTTTGTAATATTCCAGCGCTTTATCAATGTCGCCGGTTTTCTCGCAGGCTTCAGCCATTTTAATGTAGGAAATATTTCTATATTTATTTGACTCTATTGCCTGAAGAAACCTTGCTTTAGCCTCTTCGTATCTTCCGGTTTCTAAAAGCATGCATCCGTGCCAGTAAAGAACTTCCCAGTTGGCCATCTGTTTTTGTTCAAGTACATTAACCATTTCTTCGCCTTTTGCGGCATCACCCATAAAATAATACATCTTAGCAAGTTCAAAGTGCGCGCGGACTTCGCCGGGGTTTAATTTAAGGATTTCAAGGTATGCTTCAACCGCTTTCTGATTTTCACCGTATTCTTTATACACAGACGCAAGCGAGTAATAATTTGACCTGTTAGAAGGACTTTCAGCCGATTTTATCACATAATACGCTGCAGTCTTTTCAGGATTTGAGCCGTAATAAAAATCCGTCATGCTGTCCGCGTTTAAATTTACGCATACGGACAATAAAATAAGTAACGATAATAAAACGCGTGTCATAGAGTAAACTTTTCACCCAGATAAATCTCGCGGGCTTTCTTATCGTGGGCAAGCTGGTCTGCAGGACCGTGAAGAAGTATTTTACCTTCATAAAGTATGTAAGCGCGGTCGGTGATTGACAAAGTCTCTCTTACGTTGTGGTCGGTAATTAAAATACCTATATTTTTCTTTTTTAATTCCCTTATTATGTTCTGTATATCAAATACGGCTATGGGGTCAATTCCCACAAAGGGTTCATCCAGAAGAATAAAACTTGGCGACAGGACAAGCGACCTGGCTATTTCCGTCCTTCTTCTTTCCCCTCCCGACAGTGTGTACGCTTTCTGCTTTGCAAGGTGCGAGATTTTAAACTCTTCAAGCAGCTGTTCCAGCCTGTGTTTTTTATCCGCCTGCGGCATATCCATAAATTCAAGCACAGACATAATATTTTCTTCAACCGTTAAACGCCTGAAAATTGACGGTTCCTGCGAAAGATAGCTTATGCCGTTTAACGCCCTTTTATACATCGGCATTCCGGTTAAATTCATGCGGCCGCCGTCTTTATCATCCAGAAAAATACCGCCCGCATCGGGCTGAATTACGCCAAGGACCATATAAAAAGTGGTGGTCTTGCCGGCGCCGTTAGGCCCTAAAAGCCCCACTATTTCGCCCTGCTTTACATCAACACATACGTCATTTACCACGCGTTTTTTATTATACGTTTTTACAAGGTGTTCAGTTTTAAGGTGTTTCATTTTGTACCTCCCTGCGCGCTTTTTCAGCGTCTGAATAATATATTTTAGACCAGATATTATCCTGAAGTTTTATCTTTTTTGTATTGGTGTCTATTACCGCCCTGTCAGAAAAAAACAAACTCTTTTTTCTTTTAAAAATAGGTTTACCGGTCAGTTCAAGTTCTTTTTTCTCATCGTTATATATTACAATATCCGCAAAAGCCACAATGTCCTGAAATTCCATCCTTACGCGGTTAGTGATTTTTTTCGCTTTTATCTCATTTATTACCGTATTAAAATCCGCCTCGTCGCAGTAGATGGTGATTGTATTTCCGTCCGCCGTATTTTTTACCGCTTTTACCTTATCAGAAACCGTTATGATATTTAACCCGTCGGCATAAAACAGTTTCTTTGACGTCAGGTTAAGCCCGTACTCTTTGTAAAAAACCTTTACATTTCCGTCAGCTTCCGCGCTTTTTTTGTAATCCCTGCTTTTAAGCCTGTCGGCAGAAACACGTGCGCCCGCGGCATTTATTATCACATCACCTGCAAAGACCGCCATTTTATCTTCCACGGAAAATTTCATATTATCAGCGCTTATGTTAAGTTCTTTTACGCGCGGCTTCTTTTTTACCGGTGGTGCCGCCGTCTTTACCGGCTGAACTTTCGCCGCCGCAGTCACTTTCACAGGAAGCGCAGATGGTGTTTTATCCGCTGCCGGTGTTAATCCCGGAACAGGGGCTGCATCTTCCCCTGTCTTTTTTGCTTCCTGTATTCTTTCAGAGACATTTTTAAAATACTCATTTTCATACTTCGCGTCGTCTATCTTAAAACAGCCCGCAAAAACAAAAAGAATAATTACAGCCGCCGCTTTTTTCATTGCTCTCCCACATCCACCGCTTTTAACCTGACCTGTTTCTTTATCTCCAGATTCTTAAAACCGGCGTCGCTTTCAAGCCCTATGCCCCTTAATACCGTACCGTCCCTTGTAACCTTTACTGCTTCTTCCGTATACATTTTTTTAAGCCTGTCATCCCAGAATAGTTTCTGCGTTTCTATAACCGCCCCGTCGCCGGATATAGCTTTAACATTGCCTGTTATTTCCATAAAATTGGTGTCGGTATTAATAATTGCGCGGTCGCCGTATAATACCGTTTTACTGTTTGCTTCGTCAAGGTAGTTCATCACAAAACCCTGGGCGTACGCCTTCTTTTTAAGTTCAAATATTTGGGCGCCTTTGGCGTTTACTTCCCATTTCACTTCGCCCTTCTGTGCCGACTTTAAAGTAAAGTTTTCCATGACAAAATTCGGAACAGAATCTGCTTTATCACCCACAGGCAGGCTGGGTTTTATCTTTTTTTCCCTGCCGCAGCCGGGAAACAGCGTTGCTATTAAAACCAACATCAGTACTGCCGCCGTTATTTTTTTCACAGTTTTATACCTTTTTCTTCCATAGATTTTTCCGCAGTCATTCTAAACCGCCTGTGCACCCAGACCCACTGCTCCGGGTACTTGAAAATAAATTCCGAAATTTCTTTGTTATACTCTTCAGCCAGCTGTTCTGTTGTTTTACCTTCTGTTTCAATCGGCTTATTAATCTGTATGCCATAGTAATTATCACGCCTTCTGTATATACATACCGTCATAAGCTTAAGCCCCAGTTTCTGCGCAAGCACAGCAGGCCCTGACGGGGTCTTTGCCATAACGCCAAGAAACGGGACATAGACGCTTTCCACGCTTGTATCCTGGTCTGACAGTATCCCGAATATCATACCCTGCCTTAAATATTTAATCATGGAGCGTATGTCGTCATCTTTTAAAAATATCTTTACGCCTGTTTTTGTCCTTGCCGAATTCACGGCAGATTCAATTAAGGGGTCAAACATACGCTTTGCCGCAGCACCCGCAATATTTCCGTTTAAAGCGGTAAAATGAGCTAAAAGTTCCCAATTGGACAGGTGAAGCGTCACCACAATTACGCCTTTTTTTGTCTCTTTGGCTTCGTTAAAATATTCCAGTCCGTGCGTTTCTTTTACCATATTTTTGATTTTATCCGCGGGCCATACGGTGAACTTTAAAAACTCAAAAAAACCCCTGCCGTAATTACGGATGTTGCGATTTTCCAGTATTCCCTTTTCTTTTTCAGGCATTTTGGCGCCATAAACTATATCCAGATTGCGCCTTAATGTGCGCCTGTCTTTATTAAGAAACAAGAAAACAAAAAGCGCAAAATACTCGCATGCTTTCGCGCCGATTCTCCAAG is a genomic window of Candidatus Goldiibacteriota bacterium HGW-Goldbacteria-1 containing:
- the lptC gene encoding LPS export ABC transporter periplasmic protein LptC, with the translated sequence MLVLIATLFPGCGREKKIKPSLPVGDKADSVPNFVMENFTLKSAQKGEVKWEVNAKGAQIFELKKKAYAQGFVMNYLDEANSKTVLYGDRAIINTDTNFMEITGNVKAISGDGAVIETQKLFWDDRLKKMYTEEAVKVTRDGTVLRGIGLESDAGFKNLEIKKQVRLKAVDVGEQ
- the lptB gene encoding LPS export ABC transporter ATP-binding protein, which encodes MKHLKTEHLVKTYNKKRVVNDVCVDVKQGEIVGLLGPNGAGKTTTFYMVLGVIQPDAGGIFLDDKDGGRMNLTGMPMYKRALNGISYLSQEPSIFRRLTVEENIMSVLEFMDMPQADKKHRLEQLLEEFKISHLAKQKAYTLSGGERRRTEIARSLVLSPSFILLDEPFVGIDPIAVFDIQNIIRELKKKNIGILITDHNVRETLSITDRAYILYEGKILLHGPADQLAHDKKAREIYLGEKFTL